Proteins encoded by one window of Cannabis sativa cultivar Pink pepper isolate KNU-18-1 chromosome 4, ASM2916894v1, whole genome shotgun sequence:
- the LOC115714295 gene encoding autophagy-related protein 13b — protein MASSNSNAHTESAKMEQIITEFFAKSLQILLESRSPCLSSRNYSGEQGISSPSSSSSSSSSVRPRDKWFNLALRECPAALENIDLWRQNNLEPMVVDVILVQRPVDCFPVNSSPRKELVRNLSMKERYPICMNSDQEEYGCLERSEKIVERWVVHYESRKIRDTSHGNRRSSNSTLYKKTILLLRSLYATVRLLPAYKIYHDLNSSSQIRPFFLAHRVSSFAEPFTRKEEAEMQRFAFTPVDTSCGRLCITVLYRSEISDINSEPSTPLSPQVIPDYVGSPLADPLRRFPSIPVAGVASHGSPSSSQFTRRHSWSFDAYRTSTPLTSFSPSPTHSEPQALNSNPGPRCFPPSSLPPHPPETSLIHKKDTAFDEYFQSPVFSISSSPSASPSPPIRIPGSHLSNALLRSESAPVRIPMARIANSPASKQTLPPSPPLKSSRSSTYRSDKGMGLLHSGIPNEKLFPLRKEETRQFSRSSSRSFPEDFDEPDFTCPFDVDEDDITDPSSRPESFEQKGPFCEPLEPGGSFPTRTHDAAVGALVLMLRKAPPLRQDFSKSVDSSDALRPEIWGNTNQTSDVPVQEAASSSVMSSRLVVSKTTADALEELQGYRDLKNLLLSQCSKSHI, from the exons ATGGCATCTTCAAACAGTAATGCTCACACTGAATCAGCAAAAATGGAGCAAATAATTACTGAATTTTTTGCCAAAAGTCTTCAAATATTACTTGAATCTAGGTCTCCCTGTTTATCCTCACGAAATTATAGTGGGGAACAGGGCATTTCATCACCATCCTCGTCCTCATCGTCCTCATCTAGTGTGAGGCCGAGGGACAAATGGTTTAATTTAGCTCTAAGGGAATGCCCTGCAGCGCTGGAGAATATTGATCTCTGGCGCCAGAACAATCTAGAACCTATGGTGGTTGATGTGATTTTGGTCCAGAGGCCTGTTGATTGTTTTCCAGTGAATTCTTCCCCAAGGAAGGAACTTGTTAGAAATCTTTCAATGAAAGAGAGGTATCCTATCTGTATGAACTCTGACCAAGAAGAATATGGGTGTTTGGAAAGGAGTGAGAAGATTGTAGAGAGATGGGTAGTGCATTATGAGAGTAGAAAAATTAGAGATACTAGTCATGGGAACAGGAGATCTAGTAATAGTACTTTGTATAAGAAAACAATTCTGCTCTTGAGGTCTTTGTATGCCACTGTTAGGCTGTTACCTGCTTATAAGATATATCATGATCTCAACTCTTCTAGCCAAATTCGCCCATTTTTTCTTGCTCATCGAGTATCTTCTTTCGCTGAGCCCTTCACTCGTAAGGAAGAAGCAGAAATGCAGAGATTTGCATTCACACCTGTGGATACCTCTTGTGGTAGACTTTGCATTACAGTGTTGTATCGTTCAGAAATCTCAGACATAAACTCTGAACCATCAACTCCTTTGTCCCCCCAAGTAATACCTGATTATGTTGGAAGCCCATTGGCAGACCCTCTCAGACGGTTCCCGTCAATTCCTGTGGCAGGAGTAGCATCTCATGGCTCTCCATCATCTTCCCAATTTACCAGGCGGCATAGTTGGAGTTTTGATGCATATAGAACTTCAACGCCTTTGACTTCATTCTCTCCTTCACCAACTCATTCAGAACCACAAGCTTTAAACTCTAACCCAGGCCCTCGTTGCTTTCCACCTTCCAGCTTGCCTCCTCATCCACCTGAGACATCTTTAATTCATAAGAAAGATACAGCTTTTGACGAGTATTTTCAGTCACCTGTATTTTCTATATCATCATCACCTTCGGCTTCCCCATCACCTCCAATCCGTATCCCCGGGAGTCATCTATCAAATGCTCTTTTACGATCCGAAAGTGCTCCAGTCCGTATACCTATGGCTAGGATTGCTAATTCCCCTGCATCCAAGCAAACTTTGCCTCCATCCCCTCCCCTTAAAAGTTCAAGATCCAGTACTTATAGGTCTGATAAAGGCATGGGTTTACTGCATTCTGGAATACCGAATGAGAAG TTGTTCCCACTCAGGAAAGAGGAAACTAGGCAATTTTCAAGAAGCTCTAGTCGGTCATTCCCAGAGGACTTTGATGAGCCTGACTTCACTTGCCCATTTGATGTGGATGAGGATGATATTACTGATCCCAGTAGTAG ACCTGAATCTTTTGAGCAAAAGGGACCTTTCTGTGAGCCACTTGAGCCTGGAGGATCGTTTCCAACTAGGACCCATGACGCTGCTGTTGGTGCGCTTGTTTTGATGTTAAGAAAAGCCCCACCTCTCCGCCAAGATTTCTCCAAATCTGTAGATTCATCAGATGCATTAAGACCCGAAATCTGGGGTAACACCAATCAGACTTCAGATGTTCCAGTTCAGGAAGCTGCTTCTTCTAGCGTGATGTCCTCGAGACTCGTTGTCTCTAAAACGACAGCTGATGCCCTAGAAGAACTCCAAGGATACAGGGACCTGAAAAACTTGCTTTTAAGTCAATGTTCCAAATCTCACATATAG